One Sediminicola sp. YIK13 DNA segment encodes these proteins:
- a CDS encoding DNA-directed RNA polymerase subunit alpha gives MALFNFQKPDKVIMIDSTDFEGKFEFRPLEPGYGLTIGNALRRVLLSSLEGFAITSVRIDKVEHEFSLISGVVEDVTEIILNLKQVRFKRQIEDVESETVSISVSGKEQLTAGDFQKFISGFQVLNPDMVICNMDPKVSINMEIIIEKGRGYVPAEENKKSGAPLGSIAVDSIFTPIKNVKYSIENFRVEQKTDYEKLVFEISSDGSINPKDALTEAAKVLIHHFMLFSDERITLEADEIAQTETYDEESLHMRQLLKTKLVDMDLSVRALNCLKAAEVDTLGDLVSFNKNDLMKFRNFGKKSLTELEELVINKGLSFGMDLSKYKLDKD, from the coding sequence AGATTTTGAAGGGAAGTTTGAATTCCGCCCTTTGGAACCTGGTTATGGATTGACTATTGGGAACGCATTAAGAAGAGTATTGCTTTCATCTTTGGAAGGTTTTGCTATAACTTCTGTTAGAATAGACAAAGTAGAGCATGAGTTTTCATTGATTTCTGGTGTTGTTGAAGATGTTACAGAAATCATCCTAAACTTAAAGCAAGTACGTTTTAAGAGACAAATAGAAGACGTTGAAAGTGAAACTGTTTCTATTTCTGTTAGCGGAAAGGAACAATTGACTGCTGGTGATTTTCAAAAATTCATTTCCGGTTTCCAAGTGCTTAACCCAGATATGGTGATCTGTAACATGGATCCCAAGGTGAGTATCAATATGGAAATCATTATTGAGAAAGGAAGAGGTTATGTACCGGCTGAAGAGAATAAGAAGTCTGGTGCGCCGTTAGGAAGCATTGCTGTAGATTCTATCTTTACTCCAATAAAGAACGTAAAATACAGTATTGAGAACTTTCGTGTAGAGCAAAAGACCGATTACGAAAAATTAGTTTTTGAAATTTCAAGTGACGGTTCAATAAATCCGAAAGATGCATTGACTGAAGCTGCCAAGGTTCTTATCCATCACTTTATGTTGTTCTCCGATGAGAGAATAACCCTAGAGGCAGATGAGATTGCACAAACTGAAACTTATGATGAAGAATCCCTTCACATGCGTCAGTTATTAAAAACTAAATTAGTGGATATGGATTTATCCGTTCGTGCTTTGAATTGTTTGAAAGCTGCGGAAGTGGATACATTGGGAGATTTGGTTTCTTTTAACAAGAACGACTTGATGAAGTTTAGAAACTTCGGTAAAAAATCCCTAACTGAACTTGAGGAGTTGGTAATCAACAAAGGGTTGAGTTTTGGAATGGATTTGTCAAAATATAAATTGGATAAGGATTAA